A single genomic interval of Aureliella helgolandensis harbors:
- a CDS encoding methylated-DNA--[protein]-cysteine S-methyltransferase — protein MKGPRLTRLQQIQTPYGAMEAEWTSQGLYRCEFQSRSAVPPLGLVVDQPPVSDQARREGESEENPLSQPATVHQARLGLEKWLATYFETGVLQWEIDWFDWSGVSPFHRKALTVCFEIPSGQVLTYGEVASRCGSPQAARAVGGAMARNRWPLIIPCHRVMGAGGQLTGYSGSGGVDTKQALLSFERERAASSRRNGSDH, from the coding sequence GTGAAAGGTCCCCGTTTGACTAGGTTGCAGCAAATTCAGACTCCTTACGGTGCGATGGAAGCCGAATGGACATCCCAAGGGCTCTATCGGTGTGAATTTCAATCACGGTCGGCGGTCCCACCCCTCGGACTCGTGGTGGATCAACCGCCAGTTTCGGATCAAGCACGACGCGAAGGTGAGTCTGAAGAAAATCCGCTTAGCCAGCCTGCAACTGTGCACCAAGCCAGATTGGGATTGGAAAAATGGTTGGCGACCTATTTTGAAACGGGTGTGCTGCAGTGGGAGATTGATTGGTTTGACTGGAGCGGTGTTTCTCCCTTCCATCGCAAGGCGTTGACCGTCTGCTTTGAGATTCCTTCAGGGCAAGTGCTGACGTACGGCGAGGTGGCAAGCCGGTGTGGCAGTCCCCAGGCGGCTCGGGCGGTCGGAGGGGCGATGGCACGCAATCGCTGGCCTTTGATTATTCCCTGCCACCGCGTAATGGGAGCTGGAGGGCAATTGACGGGCTATTCCGGAAGTGGTGGAGTGGACACAAAACAAGCACTTTTGAGCTTCGAACGCGAACGAGCAGCATCGTCGCGTCGGAATGG
- a CDS encoding outer membrane protein assembly factor BamB family protein — translation MRLLQHHRIVNLLLLATISLRFSTVSLADNWPQWRGTGSNGISTAESIPTHWSTTENVAWRSPLPGQGGATPAVWGKYLFVTSADGDDLVLIAIDTDSGKHLWQRKVTDGNQNARAGEGNSASASPSTDGEHVWVFFSRGDNFTSAILACYDYSGNEVWKFDVADRFGKIDIQFGMTSTPVLHEEALYLQLLHGAMKRGDDTRTGKVVKLNKLTGETIWEVDRETIAVFECKHSYASPFLYSDGNQQFLIVHGADCTTGHALDDGRELWRLGGLNADNDPENKAYDLYFRFVSSPAFGQGKIVVPTCKNGPTFAINVNSELKGEVTGKESVVAWSIQETPDVSIPLIVDDLVYLLHKDGKMQCIELETGSEVYHQRTHTVQHRSSPLYADGHIYFCGKDGVCTVLKAGRDFEIVAENDMAGETITASPIVANGTLYLRTYAGLYAIRK, via the coding sequence ATGCGATTACTGCAACATCATCGTATCGTCAACTTGCTACTTTTAGCAACGATTTCCCTACGGTTTTCAACCGTGTCCCTAGCCGACAACTGGCCGCAATGGCGTGGTACGGGCAGCAACGGAATCTCTACCGCCGAGTCCATTCCGACCCATTGGTCGACTACCGAAAATGTTGCATGGCGTTCACCACTCCCAGGTCAAGGCGGAGCGACTCCAGCGGTCTGGGGCAAGTACCTCTTCGTCACCTCAGCCGACGGGGATGACTTGGTATTAATCGCGATCGATACCGACAGCGGCAAACACCTGTGGCAGCGCAAAGTCACGGACGGAAATCAAAATGCACGTGCCGGAGAAGGCAATTCGGCTTCTGCTTCCCCGTCGACAGACGGAGAACATGTTTGGGTTTTCTTCTCGCGTGGAGACAATTTCACGAGTGCCATCCTGGCTTGCTACGACTATTCGGGCAATGAAGTTTGGAAGTTCGACGTTGCCGACCGTTTCGGGAAAATTGACATTCAGTTTGGCATGACCTCCACTCCTGTGCTGCACGAAGAGGCGCTCTACTTGCAATTGCTTCACGGCGCCATGAAACGTGGAGACGATACGCGGACTGGTAAAGTCGTAAAGCTAAACAAGCTGACCGGAGAGACCATTTGGGAAGTAGATCGCGAGACGATTGCCGTTTTCGAATGCAAACACTCCTACGCATCTCCCTTCTTGTACAGTGATGGAAATCAGCAATTCCTGATAGTCCATGGAGCGGATTGCACAACGGGGCACGCGTTGGATGACGGCCGTGAACTGTGGCGACTGGGCGGATTGAATGCAGACAACGATCCTGAAAATAAAGCCTATGACCTGTACTTTCGGTTCGTCTCATCACCTGCATTTGGCCAGGGCAAGATCGTAGTTCCGACTTGCAAGAATGGTCCTACCTTTGCCATCAACGTGAATTCGGAGCTCAAAGGCGAAGTAACTGGCAAGGAGTCGGTCGTTGCCTGGTCGATCCAAGAAACGCCAGACGTTTCCATCCCGTTGATCGTCGATGATTTGGTCTACCTGCTGCATAAAGATGGAAAAATGCAGTGCATCGAATTAGAAACAGGATCTGAGGTTTATCACCAACGAACTCATACCGTTCAGCACAGGAGCAGTCCACTGTATGCTGACGGTCACATCTACTTCTGCGGTAAAGATGGCGTTTGTACCGTTCTAAAAGCCGGTCGAGACTTCGAAATTGTCGCTGAAAACGATATGGCAGGAGAGACGATTACCGCCTCACCCATCGTTGCCAATGGAACCCTCTACCTGAGAACCTACGCGGGGCTCTATGCAATCCGCAAGTAG
- the folE gene encoding GTP cyclohydrolase I FolE: MTSTDSTSAADFSVDHPRIEKAVREILAAVGEDPDREGLLETPARVARMYAEMFSGLHKDPSIHLQKVFTESYDEVVLIKDINFCSMCEHHLLPFTGKAHVGYLAEGKVVGLSKLARVVEEVARRPQVQERMTEQIANLVETELGARGVAVVLEATHSCMTMRGVKKPGSMCMTSSMRGVFRENLSSRAEILGLIMGSAR, encoded by the coding sequence ATGACTTCAACTGATTCTACGTCCGCAGCCGACTTTTCTGTCGATCACCCGCGCATTGAAAAAGCGGTACGAGAGATCTTGGCTGCTGTAGGTGAAGATCCTGATCGTGAAGGCCTGCTGGAAACCCCAGCCCGCGTCGCTCGCATGTATGCGGAGATGTTCTCAGGGTTGCACAAAGATCCAAGTATCCATCTTCAAAAGGTGTTCACCGAATCGTACGATGAAGTCGTCTTGATCAAAGATATTAATTTCTGCAGCATGTGCGAGCATCATTTGCTCCCCTTCACAGGCAAGGCACACGTCGGCTATCTGGCTGAGGGAAAAGTCGTTGGCCTAAGCAAGTTAGCGCGCGTGGTAGAGGAAGTCGCCCGGCGGCCCCAAGTGCAAGAACGCATGACGGAGCAGATCGCAAACTTGGTCGAAACGGAATTGGGGGCCCGAGGCGTCGCAGTCGTCTTGGAAGCAACTCACTCTTGCATGACGATGCGCGGAGTGAAAAAGCCGGGAAGCATGTGCATGACTTCCTCAATGCGGGGCGTTTTCCGAGAAAACCTCTCTTCCAGAGCGGAGATTCTCGGGTTAATTATGGGTAGCGCCCGCTGA